The following proteins are co-located in the Fimbriiglobus ruber genome:
- a CDS encoding nucleoside deaminase: MEMALDEAAAAGDEDEVPVGAVIVSLDRGEVIARAHNQREQLCDPTAHAEMIALTQAATALGSWRLERCLLYVTLEPCPMCAGAIVQARVPVVVYGCTDPKAGACHTLYQITSDPRLNHRCQVIGGVEADRCAGLLSAFFARKRAMGKK, translated from the coding sequence ATGGAGATGGCGCTGGACGAGGCGGCCGCGGCCGGGGACGAAGACGAAGTCCCGGTCGGGGCGGTCATCGTCTCGCTCGACCGGGGCGAAGTCATCGCCCGGGCGCACAACCAGCGCGAGCAGCTCTGCGACCCGACGGCCCACGCCGAGATGATCGCACTCACCCAGGCCGCGACCGCCCTCGGGTCGTGGCGGTTAGAACGGTGCCTCCTTTACGTGACCCTAGAGCCGTGCCCGATGTGCGCGGGGGCGATCGTCCAGGCACGGGTTCCGGTCGTCGTCTACGGGTGTACCGACCCGAAGGCCGGCGCATGTCACACGCTGTACCAGATCACCTCGGACCCGCGGTTGAACCACCGCTGCCAAGTGATCGGCGGTGTGGAGGCGGACCGCTGTGCCGGGTTGCTGTCCGCGTTCTTCGCCCGCAAGCGGGCGATGGGGAAGAAATAG
- a CDS encoding PSD1 and planctomycete cytochrome C domain-containing protein, with protein sequence MSRAFALALCIWLTWISTARCADPVPADHAAKMTRGTELFKSRVREVFVKNCLRCHGGKKTEAGFDLATRDAALKGGEHGRAVVPGDAKGSLLYQLVAHQKMPDMPENADKLPESAIKTIAEWIDLGAPYDAPLLGRDAKSTLAGSGSHWSFQPVVRSEPPQVKNTSWPRDPVDRFVLAKLEARGLKPAPAADRRTLIRRVTFDLTGLPPTPEAVEAFVADTTPNAYEKVIDNLLASPAYGEHWGRHWLDLVRYCDSFDSRVTGKSDHDCLDAWRYRDWVVASLNRDLPYDQFVRMQLAGDLLPLPEAERPDGIVATGMLALGNWGGGDADKDKLLTDIVDDQIDVVGRSLLGLTIACARCHDHKFDPIATRDYYRLAGIFFSTHILPSVGLKTDGPPMLRIPLETATLVRQREDRERQLKDLEQALTAALVTQRERAKQRFRDQLPAHLLAAHDLTDPAALAAAAKAKNLNPRWLRLCRGTVKTAPGTLLGTHLPDALGIKGLHVWRNHAECFSFTVNVSGNVAHVSTLAMPPKTIAAHPGSATDVALVWTSPVAGSIELRGKLTDLDASCGDGVTWELRVIPVPGGAASLAAGTIDNGRAEEFGRAKILTTHVSPGDRIELVVKRRAEYTCDTTGLEFVVSQGAQKWNAAADWVAAIPSGPAKVGPWTVEDVRDSTPPLPPAVAGALAKWATARADTVSGKRTRPALESAARETAAVISAAGGAPFIPATGDLSDLDTPEGRAAVDRIRTEIAGLKKELAAPRSLANGAQDGGVPGSPHAGIHDVKVHLRGRYDRLGDLVSRGFPAVIHVANPPEIQTGSGRKELADWITRADHPLTSRVIANRVWQFHFGEGLVRTPSNFGALGERPTHPELLDYLARTLVDGGWSLKAFHKRLLLTATYRQSAAADPATLAADPDNKLWGRYPRHRLEAEAIRDSLLFVAGKLDSARGGLATRDFNAPRRSLYLMTIRSDRTGFGPLFDAADSTSPVEKRTVSTVAPQALFLMNHPFVKKQAAALAARVLGQPGADADRLDFAARVVFGRAATSDERKIGLEFLKVSDSTREAWAAWCHLLLETNEFAVVE encoded by the coding sequence ATGTCGCGGGCCTTCGCTCTTGCCCTGTGTATTTGGTTGACATGGATTTCGACCGCCAGGTGTGCCGACCCGGTCCCGGCCGACCACGCCGCGAAAATGACGCGGGGCACGGAGCTATTCAAATCGCGTGTCCGCGAAGTATTCGTCAAAAACTGTCTCCGTTGCCACGGGGGTAAGAAGACCGAGGCCGGGTTCGACCTGGCGACCCGCGACGCGGCGCTGAAGGGCGGGGAACACGGCCGCGCGGTCGTACCGGGCGACGCGAAGGGGAGCCTGCTGTACCAACTCGTCGCCCACCAAAAAATGCCGGATATGCCTGAAAACGCGGACAAGTTACCCGAATCGGCTATCAAAACGATCGCCGAGTGGATCGACCTGGGGGCGCCCTATGACGCGCCACTTCTCGGGCGGGACGCGAAGTCAACGTTGGCCGGGTCCGGGTCGCACTGGTCGTTTCAACCCGTCGTGCGTTCGGAACCGCCTCAAGTCAAGAATACCTCGTGGCCGCGCGACCCGGTCGACCGCTTCGTCCTCGCGAAATTGGAAGCCCGCGGATTGAAGCCCGCCCCCGCGGCCGACCGCCGTACCCTCATTCGCCGCGTGACCTTCGACTTGACCGGCCTGCCGCCAACTCCTGAAGCCGTGGAGGCGTTCGTCGCGGACACGACCCCCAACGCTTACGAAAAGGTAATCGACAACCTGCTCGCGTCGCCCGCTTACGGAGAACACTGGGGGCGCCACTGGCTCGATCTCGTTCGGTACTGTGACTCGTTCGACTCGCGTGTTACCGGCAAATCAGATCACGACTGCCTCGACGCGTGGCGGTATCGGGACTGGGTGGTTGCGTCCCTCAACCGCGACCTGCCGTACGACCAGTTCGTCCGCATGCAACTCGCCGGCGACCTTCTTCCACTCCCGGAAGCCGAGCGGCCCGACGGCATCGTCGCGACGGGCATGCTCGCACTCGGCAACTGGGGTGGCGGGGACGCGGACAAGGACAAACTCCTGACCGACATTGTGGACGACCAAATCGACGTCGTGGGCCGCTCTCTGCTCGGGCTGACGATTGCCTGCGCCCGGTGCCACGACCACAAGTTCGACCCGATCGCGACGCGCGATTACTACCGGCTCGCGGGCATCTTCTTCAGTACTCACATCCTACCCAGCGTCGGACTGAAGACCGACGGCCCGCCGATGCTCCGCATTCCTCTCGAAACCGCGACGCTCGTCCGGCAGCGCGAAGACCGCGAGCGGCAGTTGAAGGACCTTGAACAAGCGCTAACGGCCGCTCTCGTCACCCAGCGAGAACGGGCGAAGCAGCGGTTCCGGGACCAGCTGCCCGCCCACCTGCTCGCCGCACACGATCTGACCGATCCGGCGGCCCTCGCGGCGGCCGCGAAGGCCAAGAACCTCAACCCCCGCTGGCTCCGCCTCTGCCGAGGTACGGTCAAAACGGCCCCGGGCACTCTCCTCGGAACCCACCTCCCCGACGCCCTCGGAATAAAAGGGCTCCACGTCTGGCGGAATCACGCCGAGTGCTTCTCGTTCACGGTGAACGTGAGCGGGAACGTCGCCCACGTCTCGACACTCGCGATGCCCCCAAAAACCATCGCGGCCCACCCCGGGTCGGCGACGGACGTCGCCCTCGTCTGGACCAGCCCGGTCGCGGGAAGCATCGAACTCCGCGGGAAACTGACCGACCTCGACGCGTCCTGCGGCGACGGCGTGACCTGGGAACTGAGGGTGATCCCGGTCCCCGGCGGCGCCGCCTCGTTGGCGGCGGGGACGATCGACAACGGCCGCGCGGAAGAATTCGGCCGGGCCAAGATTCTCACCACGCACGTCTCGCCCGGCGACCGGATCGAACTGGTGGTGAAACGCCGCGCGGAATACACCTGCGACACGACCGGCCTGGAATTCGTCGTCTCGCAGGGGGCGCAGAAGTGGAACGCCGCGGCCGACTGGGTGGCCGCGATTCCGTCCGGCCCCGCGAAAGTCGGACCGTGGACGGTCGAAGACGTCCGCGACTCGACACCGCCACTGCCGCCCGCGGTCGCCGGCGCGCTCGCGAAGTGGGCGACCGCCCGCGCCGATACCGTCAGTGGCAAGCGCACCCGCCCCGCACTGGAAAGCGCCGCCCGCGAGACGGCCGCGGTGATCTCGGCCGCCGGGGGCGCGCCGTTCATCCCGGCGACCGGCGACCTGAGCGACCTCGACACGCCAGAAGGCCGGGCCGCCGTGGACCGCATACGGACCGAGATTGCCGGGCTCAAGAAAGAACTGGCGGCGCCGCGATCACTCGCCAACGGCGCCCAGGACGGCGGCGTCCCGGGCAGTCCGCACGCCGGCATACACGACGTCAAGGTCCATCTGCGCGGGCGGTACGACCGCCTCGGGGATCTCGTCTCGCGAGGCTTCCCCGCGGTCATCCACGTAGCCAACCCGCCCGAAATCCAGACGGGCAGCGGGCGGAAGGAACTGGCCGACTGGATTACCCGGGCCGACCACCCGCTGACTTCTCGCGTGATCGCGAACCGCGTCTGGCAGTTCCATTTCGGCGAAGGTCTCGTGCGGACGCCCAGCAATTTCGGCGCGCTCGGCGAGCGGCCGACCCACCCGGAATTACTCGATTACCTCGCCCGCACACTTGTGGACGGCGGGTGGTCGCTTAAAGCATTTCACAAGCGGCTCCTTCTCACCGCCACATACCGGCAGTCCGCGGCCGCCGATCCGGCGACTCTCGCCGCCGACCCGGACAACAAGTTGTGGGGCCGGTACCCCCGGCACCGGCTCGAAGCCGAGGCGATTCGCGACAGCCTGCTCTTCGTCGCGGGCAAACTCGACTCCGCCCGCGGCGGTCTGGCAACCCGCGATTTCAACGCGCCCCGCCGCTCGTTGTACCTGATGACGATCCGGTCCGACCGGACCGGCTTCGGCCCCCTATTCGATGCGGCCGACAGCACGTCCCCGGTCGAAAAGCGGACCGTCTCGACCGTCGCGCCGCAGGCCCTGTTCCTGATGAACCACCCGTTCGTGAAGAAGCAAGCCGCCGCACTCGCCGCCCGCGTTCTGGGGCAACCGGGCGCCGACGCCGACCGGCTCGATTTCGCAGCCCGCGTCGTGTTCGGCCGCGCCGCCACCTCCGACGAGCGAAAGATCGGGCTCGAATTCCTGAAAGTGAGCGACAGCACGCGCGAAGCGTGGGCCGCATGGTGTCATCTACTTTTGGAGACGAACGAGTTCGCCGTGGTTGAATAA